GGATAATTGTCATTTAATTGACGTTTTCCTGTTCATCTTAACGTATTCCTTAACCATAAATACCTAGATTCTGTCACCCTTAATGCATATCTTCGCTACATTCCGTACCTTTCGTAAAACATTACACGACAGCCATAAATGTTTCTGATGAGTCATacttctgttttgttttgaattGTCATGTCCTGCGTAATGCTATGGCATCCGGTGGATATACTAGTCGCCGCCGATAAGACTTGTCATTTAACCGAAAGGATTATGTAGGGAAAGAGGGAGACAAGAGATAAATATCCTTCTGTATGGTTTGAAAAAATGTATGAATTAATCTGGAAAGTCAAGGAAGGGAAAAAGGGGCGGAGCCTCTGTTTGACCCGGTGTATAAACAATGTCGTTCTATTTACCAAGTCTCAAAATTATGTTTAATGGCAGATTTTACAAATTATCTACAAAATGCTTTGAACATTACCTTAACATTTGTACGATCACACGAAAATATGGCAGATTTAATGACAGGaatgtaaaatatttaatttgaatCTTATATTTATACGGCAGTAAAACCGACATTGAAATCGCCAACTTCATTTGGTTAGGTCAATTTATGGCTGCGAACTCCAGAGCATATTAATAGGATCCACAGATAACCGGAAGCATTTGCTCTGTTTGTTAATTAGGTCGTTAAATCAACTTGCGAGAATTGCGCGCCACCCGCTTCATGTATACCATCTCGTGGTCCCCTGATTCATAAGCGGGGAAACTGTGAGCCCAGACGGAATCTAGTCTCAATTTTACCTTTTAAAGTCTCGTGGTTTTTAGAGAAAATTaggaataaatacatttaaaatatgtaagaatttatatcCAACGCTATGTTATGCGTAACACATCAACATATCCATTAAAACTACAATGAGAACATTAAAAATCCCTTTATGACAATGGCGGACGGAGTCAAAGTTTACGCACTTATAGTCAGCGAACTGACCGCTCGCTGCCACCGAGCAGAATTCCACGCATTGAAAAATTAATACTGTTTCTGCAGACACCGGACTATTTTCTTGCCAGGATTTTCCGGTTGTTGGCGTTTCATTTCATCGAATGACCTCGCGGGTGTGCTGACAAAGATAAATATTGATTGAATTACACTTACAACGCACCTTATTTTACAAAGAAAGGACAAACCAGGCAGGAACATTAAAGGGAAAGAAAAGTAGTACTATGTGAATTGTCAAACGAAAGTTATAGACATGTTGGAGCATGCAAAGAAAAATACGTTGGAAAGATGGGTgtaaatattccttctttttatctcgCGATATTTAATAAATCTATTCTTTCTCAAAGTAAAACCTTCATTCTTTTTAACGAATTAACATTTAGACAATTCATTTGTCTGAAAATATTAGGCCTAAATAGGCTTCGATGACGAAAAATTTGCTTTGGTCTAAAGGCTGAATAAATGTGAAGATTTTAATGTATTTCTAAATTttgagtgcgtgcgtgcgtgtgtgtgtatgtgtgcgtgcgctcGCGCGCTCGCATCACGACCTTGGCTAGACGAACCAGAAATTAAAGGTTATACAGTAACAACACTGAAGCCTttgtacacaaataaaaataatatttttcatcgttattctttttccttttgactGAACATACTGACTCCATGAAAGTGTTGATTTCATGAAACAAAGATACAGTCTTGTAAATTTAaaggtcatgagagagagagagagagagagagagagagagagagagagagagagagagagagagagagagagagaatttcagtcaGTCGAAGAGGAGAAACTGTGTGCAATAGAGACAAAAAtctgtgtttatgagagagagagagagagagagagagagagagagagagagagagagagagagagagacgcataatGTAAGCCCATGTATTTAGTTTCACGGAAGTCCAGAAAAATTAAGCCTCTTGTGGTCTGTGTCACATTTTGCTGAACACTGCTCTTTCACACTTAAGGATGAAGCGCTTATTGTTCGAACCGGTCCATTTGCATGAAttaaacctcctctctctctctctctctctctctctctcttctctctctgtgtgtgtgtgtgtgtgtgtgtgtgtgtgtgtgtgtctatgtgcatCCGTCTCTCTGTCGGCGAAACTGATTCTCCATCAACGGCAATAATGCTATGTTTTGAAAGCACCAAACGCATTGTTCTCCTTTTTACGTAATCTACGTTAATTTATTTGTcgcttaattatttttatttgtcattgcCGTTATGAAACGAAGTCATTTTCCAATGCCACACTTTGTAAAGAGTGTTTTATGCACGTAATACACTCACTCACATATACACAAGCGCGCTCGTGATAAAAAGGAAGATCTGGTTATTCGTCAAGCCTATACCCACAAACATCCATGTTTATTGTTTTAGAAGGTAGATATAAATGATGTTCCAAAACTCCAGCTGGTATGTCATGGTGGAAAATATTACGATAGAAGAAAACTGATATAAAATAATCTTTCAGTCCAACATTTCCCTTCTGTCTATAAAATTAACTCGTTTTTAGACGACAGTGCGGCTCTTGAACCAAGTCTGACGAAGCTTACGTAATGTTATTACTTATTATAACTGTAGCCAGTCCCCACAAAATAGACCTATATGGCCTGttgtatatagcctatatataattagtggaaatacatatgtatttaatgCTTGGAAAAGCTTAGAGGCAATGAAATCAACCCACATTTGCTTCTGGAACTTTAACCAACTCATACGTGATTGAACCATGATTCGTAAGTTGAACTGAATAGCTGGCTACcagtattaatttattataattcattaacttcattccataccattacatgttttagacataacattttatgagcgtattttttaaataatttcctcccgaatgatttcgggccagcactgtaagagtctggttagactcattgggctggtaaatcttaactttataataataataataataataataataataataataataatagtaggccTAATGATTATTGTCTGTGCAAGAACATCGTACTGGgtacatattttaaaaatgaagattatatatatatatatatatatatagtatatatatattatatatatatatatatatcatgtcaatAATTCGGCAAATGGGTCTACCACCGTGTTTATATGCCGATTCACCGTAAATATTAGCAAGTTCTTACTCTCATCAGGGCGACTGGTTCTTTGCTATCACAGTGAAGTTACGAGTTTTCATCGTATTACTTCTTATATAACCTCATTATAAAgccaaaaaatacaaataaaatacaacggaaaacaaaaatgtaaacaattacTAGAGTAACTAGGCCTAACCATTTGTTATAGGCCTATTTACCTTGGCCTCCGTATTCCGGTCAAATCATTCATGCCTGGGCTACGTACGGACATGATAAGACTTCCGTCTAATTATTCTTCACATTCACAAACCACAAATAACCAacaaaccttcttcttctttttcttcttctaagaAAGAACAACAAACCACACGAACAAATCACCTTGGCGTGTTGGCAGCCGCCAGCCAGAGATTTGGGCATTTTGGCATTTGTGGAGGGCAAAGGGGAAGAAGAAAGCGCCCCATGGGGGGTTAAGGGGAACTATCAGATCCTTGgggcccctcccccctcccaataCGTCCCATTTTCTCCCTCCCCACAAACAATAATTTGGGTAAAGCTTGAGCCATTAGGCTGAAGAAGCGAACTGttgatagaagaagaagaggaggaaggggaaaaggaggaggaggaggaaggagaacaagaagaaaaacaaagttaAGGAAGTTGGACAGCTTAAGTGTGGTAacgataaaaaaacagaaagcaaTACAGCTGGTATCTATAAAGGATAATCCTATGGACTTTATCCCTACGGTGTGCCACTTGGAGCAAGCTGTATGTGGTGGTGAttccatatcaatatatatataatatatatatatatacatatatatatgatatatatatagagagagagagagagagagagagagagagagagagactgttctctctctctctctctctttatgcattCCTTCACTGAGAATATGAGGACTTTCGTTCACATTCATTTTAACAATGAATATTTATGACGCTTGTATATTCTCAAAGGTAACTTACAGACTCagatttatcctctctctctctctctctcttccgagatAAGCTAATGCCCCATCGATCTCGTCTGAATTATGGGAATTCGAATGAATTTGAAGTAGGGGAGGATTTCAAATTTATCCCGACCATCACGATAAGCGGGTCGGATTggattcatggagagagagagagagagagagagagagagagagagagagagagagactgacgcagTATTCTAGAATTTCATCAAtatcttttcgtttctttttttttctttttgtttttttacactgCCAAGTCTTGCTTTAAACAAAAGCCAAACACTTCGGTGGAAATTCCTGGTCGTATTAAATGCCtcgagaaataaagaaataaaaaactagttccttcaaaatactgaaaagaagaagaagaagaagaagaagaagaagaagaagaagaagaagaagaagaagaagaagaagaaaaagaagaaggagcagaagataTTGGGTCTTCAGAAAAAACCTTGGGATCTGAACCTCTCTACGATGGCAACGGGACACTACAAAAACTTATTTGTGAATGGAATGTGGAAAGGTTGATATTTGTAGATGATGGAAGAGAGAAACTGAAGAAACCAGTAAGAATAACTGAAATAATTCACAAGAAGAGAAAACTGAGAGTAAATATGAGCAAAACTAAAGCTATGATGGCAAATGGCAACCAGTATAGATAGAGCAATGAATGCCATTATGATTGGTGGAAGAATTGTGTGTACAATAGGCTGAGAAACGATTCTAACTGTAAATGGAAGGCAAAGAGAAAATATACGAAGACTGTTGAGCCATGTCTCCATTATGGAAATGAAGTGCTGATGGCGAAGGTGAATGAAAGACAGAGTTGAAGTGGCTAAGATGAACCATTTATGTAGTATATGAGGCGAACGAAAACTAATAGTGAGAAATATGGAGATACATAGAAGTGCttgtaaaacgaaaaaaaaaaaaactttagtaaagGTGATACGATGAACTGGACTAACTTTGAGGTGGTTTGgtaatgtggaaagaatggatgaGGATAGGGTCAtgaaaaggtaatatatatatatatatatatatatatatatatatatatatatatatatatatatatatatatatatatatatatatattatagacggtgtgtgtgggtgttagcAGGCAGGCACGTGTCAGTAGTGGGTGTATGAATGCATGCAGGAGACAGACCGAACACGCCTGCACGATACCTCTGTGGGACTACGCACACATATAAATCACGCCAAAAAATAAACGATTAAAACCGTGTGCATTTGTGTGGGTGGCCGTGGGCGTGTACGCTTTGTTTATACTTCCAGGACACAAATAACCGTCCGATCAAGGtggtggttcctggttcctaagagcTCATTCCACAAGCAGCCGCGGGCACACTAGTGCACTGTTCGTGTTGGGTACGGGGTTACATTTAACTCTTAAAACGGTTTTGTTTCGTAGTTTTTCTGCTTTGTATTGTAAATAACGAAAGGTGAGTGGGTGCGACATATACAACGAAGGGGTGAACGGGTGCGATTACCCCACAGCGCCGAGAACCACCACCGAATTCTCGCCCCCGATCTAATGCTGGGCGGTGGAACCGTCGCCGAACCCGTCAGAGTGTAAACATGGCCGACAGCGCGAGCGAGAGTGACTCGTCTTCCGTCACAGATGGGCCGACCATGCAGCCGCCGTCGATGCCACCGTCGCCCATCACCCGCGACCAGTGGCAGAAGAGGATCGACTGCCTCCAGCAGCAAAACAGGGTGCTGAGGGCGGAACTGGAGACCTACAAGCTGCGGGTGAAGAGCCTCCACGAAGAGAACAGGGCGTTGCGGCAGGCCTCCGTCAATATCGTAAGTCCCCGAGTCGTCTCGCCCCCTTTTTCCCCCGTCCCGTCGGGCGCGTCTGGCCCTTGTCATTCCATGGGGGGGCGCGGCGCCCTTTTGCGGCCGCGGGGGAAGAGGGATCCGAAGGCGGCGTCCTTTTTAACCTTGTTTTAAGGGGGGGAAATGGCCGTACGTAGTTCGCCCCCGAGTCGCTCTGTCACAACAATGCATCGGCGACTCTGTCGAAAATATTCTGTCAGTTTCGGTCTTTA
The nucleotide sequence above comes from Macrobrachium nipponense isolate FS-2020 chromosome 37, ASM1510439v2, whole genome shotgun sequence. Encoded proteins:
- the LOC135209347 gene encoding leiomodin-3-like: MIQEEEEEEEEEEEEEEEEEEEEKEEGAEDIGSSEKTLGSEPLYDGNGTLQKLICEWNVERLIFVDDGREKLKKPVRITEIIHKKRKLRVNMSKTKAMMANGNQYR